In a genomic window of Rhododendron vialii isolate Sample 1 chromosome 12a, ASM3025357v1:
- the LOC131312118 gene encoding formamidopyrimidine-DNA glycosylase isoform X1, whose product MPELPEVEAARRAIEENCIGRKIKRSLIADDPKVIDGVSRSDFESSLLGKTIVAAHRKGKNMWLQLDSPPFPSFQFGMAGAIYIKGVAVTKYKRSAVSDTDEWPSKYSKLFIELDDGMELSFTDKRRFAKVRLLKNPASMPPISELGPDSLFEPMTIDEFIDSLRKKKIGIKALLLDQSFMSGIGNWIADEVLYQARIHPMQIVSSLPKESCTALHKCIKEVIEKAVEVGADSSQFPSSWIFHSREKKPGKAFVDGKKIEFITAGGRTSAYVPELQKLSGDQAAKAPSKPRKQTVKGSKNEDSDDNDQGSEEEENAAKSVQPKGRRSTTGNGPKMPPAKRKSSRSNKDDEDEDDDDDSSDNDDDDDYGSDHKKIRTAKNPPAKRKSKKASSKKK is encoded by the exons ATGCCGGAGTTACCGGAAGTAGAAGCTGCTCGAAGAGCCATCGAAGAGAACTGTATCGGCAGGAAGATCAAGCGGTCGCTGATCGCCGACGATCCCAAGGTCATCGACGGCGTCTCTCGCTCCGACTTCGAGTCCTCTCTCCTCGGAAAGACCATCGTCGCCGCTCACCGTAAGGGAAAGAACATGTGGCTCCAGCTCGATTCCCCTCCGTTTCCTTCTTTCCAGTTCG GAATGGCAGGGGCTATATATATCAAAGGAGTCGCAGTTACAAAATATAAGAG GTCTGCCGTAAGTGACACTGATGAATGGCCGTCCAAGTATTCCAAGTTATTTATTGAA CTAGATGACGGGATGGAGCTATCATTCACGGATAAGAGGCGTTTTGCGAAAGTTCGCTTGCTCAAAAAT CCGGCTTCTATGCCCCCAATATCCGAGCTTGGTCCAGATTCATTATTCGAGCCTATGACCATTGACGAGTTCATCGACTCCTTGCGCAAGAAGAAGATTGGAATTAAGGCTCTCTTACTTGATCAG AGTTTTATGTCAGGTATTGGCAATTGGATTGCAGATGAAGTGCTATACCAA GCAAGAATCCATCCAATGCAAATTGTTTCCAGCCTTCCCAAAGAAAGCTGTACGGCATTGCACAAGTGCATTAAAGAG GTCATTGAAAAAGCCGTTGAAGTTGGGGCGGATAGCAGCCAATTTCCTAGTAGTTGGATTTTCCATTCCCGCGAAAAGAAGCCCGGAAAGGCTTTTGTTGATG GGAAGAAAATTGAGTTTATTACAGCTGGCGGCAGG ACATCAGCATATGTGCCGGAGTTACAAAAGCTGAGTGGGGATCAAGCTGCAAAAGCACCGAGTAAACCGAGAAAGCAAACGGTGAAGGGAAGCAAGAATGAGGACAGTGATGACAATGATCAAGGAAGTGAGGAAGAGGAAAATGCTGCTAAAAGCGTACAACCAAAGGGACGGAGGAGCACAACTGGGAATGGACCTAAGATGCCACCTGCAAAAAGAAAGTCCAGTCGAAGCAACAAGGAcgatgaggatgaggatgatgatgacgaTAGCAGtgataatgatgatgatgacgatTATGGCAGTGATCATAAGAAAATTAGAACAGCTAAGAATCCTCCTGCGAAAAGAAAGTCGAAGAAAGCTAGTAGTAAGAAAAAATGA
- the LOC131312118 gene encoding formamidopyrimidine-DNA glycosylase isoform X2 has product MPELPEVEAARRAIEENCIGRKIKRSLIADDPKVIDGVSRSDFESSLLGKTIVAAHRKGKNMWLQLDSPPFPSFQFGMAGAIYIKGVAVTKYKRSAVSDTDEWPSKYSKLFIELDDGMELSFTDKRRFAKVRLLKNPASMPPISELGPDSLFEPMTIDEFIDSLRKKKIGIKALLLDQSFMSGIGNWIADEVLYQARIHPMQIVSSLPKESCTALHKCIKEVIHYAVEVDADCGRFPLDWLFHYRWGKKPGKVNGKKIEFITAGGRTSAYVPELQKLSGDQAAKAPSKPRKQTVKGSKNEDSDDNDQGSEEEENAAKSVQPKGRRSTTGNGPKMPPAKRKSSRSNKDDEDEDDDDDSSDNDDDDDYGSDHKKIRTAKNPPAKRKSKKASSKKK; this is encoded by the exons ATGCCGGAGTTACCGGAAGTAGAAGCTGCTCGAAGAGCCATCGAAGAGAACTGTATCGGCAGGAAGATCAAGCGGTCGCTGATCGCCGACGATCCCAAGGTCATCGACGGCGTCTCTCGCTCCGACTTCGAGTCCTCTCTCCTCGGAAAGACCATCGTCGCCGCTCACCGTAAGGGAAAGAACATGTGGCTCCAGCTCGATTCCCCTCCGTTTCCTTCTTTCCAGTTCG GAATGGCAGGGGCTATATATATCAAAGGAGTCGCAGTTACAAAATATAAGAG GTCTGCCGTAAGTGACACTGATGAATGGCCGTCCAAGTATTCCAAGTTATTTATTGAA CTAGATGACGGGATGGAGCTATCATTCACGGATAAGAGGCGTTTTGCGAAAGTTCGCTTGCTCAAAAAT CCGGCTTCTATGCCCCCAATATCCGAGCTTGGTCCAGATTCATTATTCGAGCCTATGACCATTGACGAGTTCATCGACTCCTTGCGCAAGAAGAAGATTGGAATTAAGGCTCTCTTACTTGATCAG AGTTTTATGTCAGGTATTGGCAATTGGATTGCAGATGAAGTGCTATACCAA GCAAGAATCCATCCAATGCAAATTGTTTCCAGCCTTCCCAAAGAAAGCTGTACGGCATTGCACAAGTGCATTAAAGAG GTTATTCATTACGCGGTTGAAGTTGATGCGGACTGCGGCCGCTTCCCATTGGATTGGTTGTTTCATTATCGGTGGGGCAAAAAGCCCGGAAAAGTTAATG GGAAGAAAATTGAGTTTATTACAGCTGGCGGCAGG ACATCAGCATATGTGCCGGAGTTACAAAAGCTGAGTGGGGATCAAGCTGCAAAAGCACCGAGTAAACCGAGAAAGCAAACGGTGAAGGGAAGCAAGAATGAGGACAGTGATGACAATGATCAAGGAAGTGAGGAAGAGGAAAATGCTGCTAAAAGCGTACAACCAAAGGGACGGAGGAGCACAACTGGGAATGGACCTAAGATGCCACCTGCAAAAAGAAAGTCCAGTCGAAGCAACAAGGAcgatgaggatgaggatgatgatgacgaTAGCAGtgataatgatgatgatgacgatTATGGCAGTGATCATAAGAAAATTAGAACAGCTAAGAATCCTCCTGCGAAAAGAAAGTCGAAGAAAGCTAGTAGTAAGAAAAAATGA
- the LOC131312111 gene encoding pyrophosphate-energized vacuolar membrane proton pump isoform X1, whose product MVFLSDLATEIVIPSCAVVGIVFSLVQWVLVSRVKLSSDLNSSGSGPPTNNKNGYNDYLIEEEEGINDHDVVVKCAEIQSAISEGATSFLFTEYQYVGVFMIAFAILIFLFLGSVESFSTKSRPCTYNLHDMCKPALATAVFSTVSFLLGAITSVLSGFLGMKIATYANARTTLEARKGVGKAFITAFRSGAVMGFLLAANGLLVLYIAINLFKLYYGDDWEGLFEAITGYGLGGSSMALFGRVGGGIYTKAADVGADLVGKVERNIPEDDPRNPAVIADNVGDNVGDIAGMGSDLFGSYAESSCAALVVASISSFGINHEFTPMCYPLLVSSMGILVCLITTLFATNFFEIKAVKEIEPALKKQLIISTILMTVGVALVSWIVLPPSFTIFNFGAQKVVKNWQLFLCVSVGLWAGLIIGFVTEYYTSNAYSPVQDVADSCRTGAATNVIFGLALGYKSVIIPIFAIAISIFVSFSFAAMYGVAMAALGMLSTIATGLAIDAYGPISDNAGGIAEMAGMSHKIRERTDALDAAGNTTAAIGKGFAIGSAALVSLALFGAFVSRAGISVVNVLSPKVFIGLIVGAMLPYWFSAMTMKSVGSAALKMVEEVRRQFNTIPGLMEGTAKPDYATCVKISTDASIKEMIPPGALVMLTPLIVGTLFGVETLSGVLAGSLVSGVQIAISASNTGGAWDNAKKYIEAGASEHARTLGPKGSDPHKAAVIGDTIGDPLKDTSGPSLNILIKLMAVESLVFAPFFATHGGLLFKIF is encoded by the exons ATGGTGTTCCTATCAGATCTAGCGACGGAGATCGTGATTCCGTCCTGCGCCGTGGTCGGAATCGTCTTCTCACTGGTCCAGTGGGTGCTGGTATCCCGCGTGAAGCTCTCGTCGGACCTGAATTCTTCCGGTTCCGGTCCGCCGACGAACAACAAGAACGGGTACAACGACTACCTGATTGAAGAAGAGGAAGGCATCAACGACCATGACGTCGTCGTTAAGTGTGCCGAGATACAGAGTGCCATTTCCGAAG GTGCAACATCCTTCTTATTTACTGAATATCAGTATGTGGGTGTTTTCATGATTGCTTTTGCAATCCTAATATTCCTCTTTTTGGGCTCTGTTGAGAGCTTCAGCACAAAGAGCCGACCCTGCACCTATAACCTGCATGATATGTGCAAGCCAGCACTTGCTACGGCTGTATTTAGCACTGTATCCTTCTTGCTTGGTGCTATCACCTCTGTATTGTCTGGTTTCCTTGGGATGAAAATTGCGACCTATGCAAATGCAAGGACCACTTTAGAAGCAAGAAAAGGTGTTGGGAAAGCTTTTATCACTGCATTTAGGTCTGGTGCAGTTATGGGTTTCCTTCTTGCTGCTAATGGACTCCTGGTTCTGTATATTGCGATTAATCTCTTCAAGTTGTATTATGGCGATGATTGGGAAGGCCTTTTTGAGGCTATTACTGGTTATGGGCTTGGTGGTTCTTCCATGGCTCTTTTTGGGAGAGTTGGTGGAGGCATATATACTAAGGCTGCTGATGTTGGTGCTGATCTTGTGGGGAAGGTTGAAAGGAACATTCCAGAAGATGATCCGAGGAATCCAGCT GTGATTGCGGACAATGTTGGTGATAATGTGGGTGACATTGCTGGCATGGGGTCTGATCTTTTTGGCTCATATGCCGAGTCTTCTTGTGCTGCACTTGTAGTGGCCTCTATCTCCTCCTTTGGAATCAACCATGAGTTCACTCCAATGTGTTATCCTCTGCTCGTTAGTTCTATGGGCattcttgtttgtttgatcACTACCCTCTTCGCAACCAACTTCTTCGAAATCAAAGCTGTCAAGGAAATTGAACCAGCATTGAAGAAACAGCTCATTATCTCCACTATTCTAATGACTGTCGGGGTTGCATTAGTTAGCTGGATTGTGCTGCCGCCATCTTTCacaattttcaactttggtGCTCAGAAAGTTGTGAAGAACTG GCAGTTGTTTTTGTGTGTTAGTGTTGGGCTTTGGGCTGGGCTTATCATTGGGTTTGTGACGGAGTACTACACAAGCAATGCATACAG CCCTGTACAAGATGTTGCTGATTCCTGCCGGACTGGTGCTGCCACAAATGTTATCTTTGGCCTTGCCTTGGGATACAAATCTGTCATCATTCCCATTTTTGCTATTGCAATCAGCATCTTTGTTAGCTTTAGCTTTGCTGCCATGTATGGTGTTGCAATGGCTGCCCTTGGCATGCTTAGCACTATTGCTACTGGATTGGCCATTGATGCTTATGGTCCTATTAGCGACAATGCTGGCGGGATTGCTGAGATGGCTGGCATGAGCCACAAAATCCGTGAGAGAACTGATGCTCTTGATGCAGCAGGAAACACCACTGCTGCCATCGGGAAG GGATTTGCAATTGGATCTGCTGCACTAGTGTCATTGGCACTCTTTGGTGCATTTGTGAGCCGCGCAGGAATTTCAGTTGTCAATGTTCTCAGTCCGAAGGTCTTTATTGGTTTGATTGTTGGTGCCATGCTTCCCTACTGGTTCTCCGCCATGACCATGAAGAGTGTGGGAAGTGCAGCTTTGAAAATGGTTGAGGAAGTTCGAAGGCAGTTCAACACCATTCCGGGTCTGATGGAGGGCACTGCCAAGCCAGACTATGCTACTTGTGTCAAGATATCTACTGATGCTTCCATTAAGGAGATGATTCCACCTGGTGCCCTTGTCATGCTTACACCCCTCATTGTCGGGACTCTATTTGGAGTTGAGACACTCTCTGGCGTTCTTGCTGGATCCCTCGTTTCTGGTGTCCAG ATTGCAATATCTGCATCCAACACGGGTGGTGCATGGGACAATGCCAAGAAATATATTGAG GCTGGTGCCTCAGAGCACGCGAGGACCCTTGGACCCAAGGGGTCTGATCCCCACAAGGCGGCTGTGATTGGTGATACTATTGGGGACCCACTGAAGGATACATCTGGCCCGTCGCTCAACATTCTTATCAAGCTCATGGCAGTAGAGTCGCTTGTGTTTGCTCCCTTTTTCGCCACTCACGGTGGCCTGCTTTTCAAGATCTTCTAA
- the LOC131312118 gene encoding formamidopyrimidine-DNA glycosylase isoform X3, protein MPELPEVEAARRAIEENCIGRKIKRSLIADDPKVIDGVSRSDFESSLLGKTIVAAHRKGKNMWLQLDSPPFPSFQFGMAGAIYIKGVAVTKYKRSAVSDTDEWPSKYSKLFIELDDGMELSFTDKRRFAKVRLLKNPASMPPISELGPDSLFEPMTIDEFIDSLRKKKIGIKALLLDQSFMSGIGNWIADEVLYQARIHPMQIVSSLPKESCTALHKCIKEVIEKAVEVGADSSQFPSSWIFHSREKKPGKAFVDGLGRKLSLLQLAAGHQHMCRSYKS, encoded by the exons ATGCCGGAGTTACCGGAAGTAGAAGCTGCTCGAAGAGCCATCGAAGAGAACTGTATCGGCAGGAAGATCAAGCGGTCGCTGATCGCCGACGATCCCAAGGTCATCGACGGCGTCTCTCGCTCCGACTTCGAGTCCTCTCTCCTCGGAAAGACCATCGTCGCCGCTCACCGTAAGGGAAAGAACATGTGGCTCCAGCTCGATTCCCCTCCGTTTCCTTCTTTCCAGTTCG GAATGGCAGGGGCTATATATATCAAAGGAGTCGCAGTTACAAAATATAAGAG GTCTGCCGTAAGTGACACTGATGAATGGCCGTCCAAGTATTCCAAGTTATTTATTGAA CTAGATGACGGGATGGAGCTATCATTCACGGATAAGAGGCGTTTTGCGAAAGTTCGCTTGCTCAAAAAT CCGGCTTCTATGCCCCCAATATCCGAGCTTGGTCCAGATTCATTATTCGAGCCTATGACCATTGACGAGTTCATCGACTCCTTGCGCAAGAAGAAGATTGGAATTAAGGCTCTCTTACTTGATCAG AGTTTTATGTCAGGTATTGGCAATTGGATTGCAGATGAAGTGCTATACCAA GCAAGAATCCATCCAATGCAAATTGTTTCCAGCCTTCCCAAAGAAAGCTGTACGGCATTGCACAAGTGCATTAAAGAG GTCATTGAAAAAGCCGTTGAAGTTGGGGCGGATAGCAGCCAATTTCCTAGTAGTTGGATTTTCCATTCCCGCGAAAAGAAGCCCGGAAAGGCTTTTGTTGATGGTTTG GGAAGAAAATTGAGTTTATTACAGCTGGCGGCAGG ACATCAGCATATGTGCCGGAGTTACAAAAGCTGA
- the LOC131312111 gene encoding pyrophosphate-energized vacuolar membrane proton pump isoform X2: MIAFAILIFLFLGSVESFSTKSRPCTYNLHDMCKPALATAVFSTVSFLLGAITSVLSGFLGMKIATYANARTTLEARKGVGKAFITAFRSGAVMGFLLAANGLLVLYIAINLFKLYYGDDWEGLFEAITGYGLGGSSMALFGRVGGGIYTKAADVGADLVGKVERNIPEDDPRNPAVIADNVGDNVGDIAGMGSDLFGSYAESSCAALVVASISSFGINHEFTPMCYPLLVSSMGILVCLITTLFATNFFEIKAVKEIEPALKKQLIISTILMTVGVALVSWIVLPPSFTIFNFGAQKVVKNWQLFLCVSVGLWAGLIIGFVTEYYTSNAYSPVQDVADSCRTGAATNVIFGLALGYKSVIIPIFAIAISIFVSFSFAAMYGVAMAALGMLSTIATGLAIDAYGPISDNAGGIAEMAGMSHKIRERTDALDAAGNTTAAIGKGFAIGSAALVSLALFGAFVSRAGISVVNVLSPKVFIGLIVGAMLPYWFSAMTMKSVGSAALKMVEEVRRQFNTIPGLMEGTAKPDYATCVKISTDASIKEMIPPGALVMLTPLIVGTLFGVETLSGVLAGSLVSGVQIAISASNTGGAWDNAKKYIEAGASEHARTLGPKGSDPHKAAVIGDTIGDPLKDTSGPSLNILIKLMAVESLVFAPFFATHGGLLFKIF; encoded by the exons ATGATTGCTTTTGCAATCCTAATATTCCTCTTTTTGGGCTCTGTTGAGAGCTTCAGCACAAAGAGCCGACCCTGCACCTATAACCTGCATGATATGTGCAAGCCAGCACTTGCTACGGCTGTATTTAGCACTGTATCCTTCTTGCTTGGTGCTATCACCTCTGTATTGTCTGGTTTCCTTGGGATGAAAATTGCGACCTATGCAAATGCAAGGACCACTTTAGAAGCAAGAAAAGGTGTTGGGAAAGCTTTTATCACTGCATTTAGGTCTGGTGCAGTTATGGGTTTCCTTCTTGCTGCTAATGGACTCCTGGTTCTGTATATTGCGATTAATCTCTTCAAGTTGTATTATGGCGATGATTGGGAAGGCCTTTTTGAGGCTATTACTGGTTATGGGCTTGGTGGTTCTTCCATGGCTCTTTTTGGGAGAGTTGGTGGAGGCATATATACTAAGGCTGCTGATGTTGGTGCTGATCTTGTGGGGAAGGTTGAAAGGAACATTCCAGAAGATGATCCGAGGAATCCAGCT GTGATTGCGGACAATGTTGGTGATAATGTGGGTGACATTGCTGGCATGGGGTCTGATCTTTTTGGCTCATATGCCGAGTCTTCTTGTGCTGCACTTGTAGTGGCCTCTATCTCCTCCTTTGGAATCAACCATGAGTTCACTCCAATGTGTTATCCTCTGCTCGTTAGTTCTATGGGCattcttgtttgtttgatcACTACCCTCTTCGCAACCAACTTCTTCGAAATCAAAGCTGTCAAGGAAATTGAACCAGCATTGAAGAAACAGCTCATTATCTCCACTATTCTAATGACTGTCGGGGTTGCATTAGTTAGCTGGATTGTGCTGCCGCCATCTTTCacaattttcaactttggtGCTCAGAAAGTTGTGAAGAACTG GCAGTTGTTTTTGTGTGTTAGTGTTGGGCTTTGGGCTGGGCTTATCATTGGGTTTGTGACGGAGTACTACACAAGCAATGCATACAG CCCTGTACAAGATGTTGCTGATTCCTGCCGGACTGGTGCTGCCACAAATGTTATCTTTGGCCTTGCCTTGGGATACAAATCTGTCATCATTCCCATTTTTGCTATTGCAATCAGCATCTTTGTTAGCTTTAGCTTTGCTGCCATGTATGGTGTTGCAATGGCTGCCCTTGGCATGCTTAGCACTATTGCTACTGGATTGGCCATTGATGCTTATGGTCCTATTAGCGACAATGCTGGCGGGATTGCTGAGATGGCTGGCATGAGCCACAAAATCCGTGAGAGAACTGATGCTCTTGATGCAGCAGGAAACACCACTGCTGCCATCGGGAAG GGATTTGCAATTGGATCTGCTGCACTAGTGTCATTGGCACTCTTTGGTGCATTTGTGAGCCGCGCAGGAATTTCAGTTGTCAATGTTCTCAGTCCGAAGGTCTTTATTGGTTTGATTGTTGGTGCCATGCTTCCCTACTGGTTCTCCGCCATGACCATGAAGAGTGTGGGAAGTGCAGCTTTGAAAATGGTTGAGGAAGTTCGAAGGCAGTTCAACACCATTCCGGGTCTGATGGAGGGCACTGCCAAGCCAGACTATGCTACTTGTGTCAAGATATCTACTGATGCTTCCATTAAGGAGATGATTCCACCTGGTGCCCTTGTCATGCTTACACCCCTCATTGTCGGGACTCTATTTGGAGTTGAGACACTCTCTGGCGTTCTTGCTGGATCCCTCGTTTCTGGTGTCCAG ATTGCAATATCTGCATCCAACACGGGTGGTGCATGGGACAATGCCAAGAAATATATTGAG GCTGGTGCCTCAGAGCACGCGAGGACCCTTGGACCCAAGGGGTCTGATCCCCACAAGGCGGCTGTGATTGGTGATACTATTGGGGACCCACTGAAGGATACATCTGGCCCGTCGCTCAACATTCTTATCAAGCTCATGGCAGTAGAGTCGCTTGTGTTTGCTCCCTTTTTCGCCACTCACGGTGGCCTGCTTTTCAAGATCTTCTAA
- the LOC131312118 gene encoding formamidopyrimidine-DNA glycosylase isoform X4 has product MPELPEVEAARRAIEENCIGRKIKRSLIADDPKVIDGVSRSDFESSLLGKTIVAAHRKGKNMWLQLDSPPFPSFQFGMAGAIYIKGVAVTKYKRSAVSDTDEWPSKYSKLFIELDDGMELSFTDKRRFAKVRLLKNPASMPPISELGPDSLFEPMTIDEFIDSLRKKKIGIKALLLDQSFMSGIGNWIADEVLYQARIHPMQIVSSLPKESCTALHKCIKEVIHYAVEVDADCGRFPLDWLFHYRWGKKPGKVNAVEVGADSSQFPSSWIFHSREKKPGKAFVDGKKIEFITAGGRTSAYVPELQKLSGDQAAKAPSKPRKQTVKGSKNEDSDDNDQGSEEEENAAKSVQPKGRRSTTGNGPKMPPAKRKSSRSNKDDEDEDDDDDSSDNDDDDDYGSDHKKIRTAKNPPAKRKSKKASSKKK; this is encoded by the exons ATGCCGGAGTTACCGGAAGTAGAAGCTGCTCGAAGAGCCATCGAAGAGAACTGTATCGGCAGGAAGATCAAGCGGTCGCTGATCGCCGACGATCCCAAGGTCATCGACGGCGTCTCTCGCTCCGACTTCGAGTCCTCTCTCCTCGGAAAGACCATCGTCGCCGCTCACCGTAAGGGAAAGAACATGTGGCTCCAGCTCGATTCCCCTCCGTTTCCTTCTTTCCAGTTCG GAATGGCAGGGGCTATATATATCAAAGGAGTCGCAGTTACAAAATATAAGAG GTCTGCCGTAAGTGACACTGATGAATGGCCGTCCAAGTATTCCAAGTTATTTATTGAA CTAGATGACGGGATGGAGCTATCATTCACGGATAAGAGGCGTTTTGCGAAAGTTCGCTTGCTCAAAAAT CCGGCTTCTATGCCCCCAATATCCGAGCTTGGTCCAGATTCATTATTCGAGCCTATGACCATTGACGAGTTCATCGACTCCTTGCGCAAGAAGAAGATTGGAATTAAGGCTCTCTTACTTGATCAG AGTTTTATGTCAGGTATTGGCAATTGGATTGCAGATGAAGTGCTATACCAA GCAAGAATCCATCCAATGCAAATTGTTTCCAGCCTTCCCAAAGAAAGCTGTACGGCATTGCACAAGTGCATTAAAGAG GTTATTCATTACGCGGTTGAAGTTGATGCGGACTGCGGCCGCTTCCCATTGGATTGGTTGTTTCATTATCGGTGGGGCAAAAAGCCCGGAAAAGTTAATG CCGTTGAAGTTGGGGCGGATAGCAGCCAATTTCCTAGTAGTTGGATTTTCCATTCCCGCGAAAAGAAGCCCGGAAAGGCTTTTGTTGATG GGAAGAAAATTGAGTTTATTACAGCTGGCGGCAGG ACATCAGCATATGTGCCGGAGTTACAAAAGCTGAGTGGGGATCAAGCTGCAAAAGCACCGAGTAAACCGAGAAAGCAAACGGTGAAGGGAAGCAAGAATGAGGACAGTGATGACAATGATCAAGGAAGTGAGGAAGAGGAAAATGCTGCTAAAAGCGTACAACCAAAGGGACGGAGGAGCACAACTGGGAATGGACCTAAGATGCCACCTGCAAAAAGAAAGTCCAGTCGAAGCAACAAGGAcgatgaggatgaggatgatgatgacgaTAGCAGtgataatgatgatgatgacgatTATGGCAGTGATCATAAGAAAATTAGAACAGCTAAGAATCCTCCTGCGAAAAGAAAGTCGAAGAAAGCTAGTAGTAAGAAAAAATGA